From the Bradyrhizobium ontarionense genome, the window CCTTGCGGCGAACGCAATCGAAACTGTCAGTCGGCTCGCTGATCAGGCCGAGCAGCGCTATGGCAAGCTGCCGGCCATTGCCCAGGGCATCGCGCCCGTCCGCACTGCATTGACCAGCTACCGATCCTCGTTCTCTGCTGCGGCCGAATCGGTCGACCGGCTGCGCGCGGCGACGGCCAAAACCGATGCGCATGGCGCCACCGCCGGGCTTGACGTCGCCGGCATCCAGGTCGCGCTTGCCAATCGAACCGGCACGGAGCGTCTGTTCCAGCCGTTGCGCCTGGCCGCCGCGGTGGACGGCGTCCGTGTCTCGGTGATGCGCTATGGCTCGACGATGACGACCGCCGATGCGGTGGATGCCAAGAATGCCTTGGCCAATTCGCAGGCCGCTGTCGGCGCCACTGAGAGCGAAATCGCTCCGACCGGCGAAGCCAAGTTGAAGATGCTGGTTGTGGCGTTGAAGGAGGCGCTTACGGCTGATGCGTCCGCGCTCGAGGAGGTGATCAAGGGCGCGGATGACCTGCGTGCCAAGCAGGCCGATCTCGCCAAGGCCAGCGCGACCATCGACTCAGAGGTCGGCCGGATCAACCAGCAGCTCGGCGCGGCGCGTGCGGAGCAGGGCGCAAGAACCGGCGTGGCCGTCGAGGACACCAGGCAGACCGTCATCGTGACGGCGGCTGGCGCGGTGGTGCTCGGTGCGGTGCTGGCCTGGTTGATCGGCGCCAGTGTCTCGGGCCCGATCCGCAGCATGACCGACCGCATGCAGTCGCTGGCGGCTGGCGAACTGGAGCAGCCAATTCCCGGCGGCGAGCAGCGCGACGAGATCGGGCGGATGGCCCGCGCCGTGGAGATATTCCGCGAGAATGCGCTTGCCGTCCGAAGGATGGAGCAGGATGCCGCGGCGCAGCGCGAGGCCGCGGAAGCCGAGCGCGCCCGCATGATGTCCGATCTCGCCGGGCGCTTCGAGCAGGGCATGCAGGGCGTCATCACCGGCGTCGGCGGCCGGGCCTCGGAGATGGGTCATAGTGCCAAGGAGCTTGCGCGCGTCGCCGAACGCGGCCGCGGGCTGGCGGAGGCGGTGGCGACGCGCGCCGAGCAGGCCTCGGTGAACGTGCAGACCGTGGCCTCGGCGACCCAGGAGCTCGCGGCCTCGATTCGCGAGATCTCCGGTCAGGTGCAGCGCTCGGTTTCAGTCTCGACCAGGGCCACGCATGAGACGCAGCGGACATCCGACCTGATCAACGGGCTGTCCAGCGCGGCCGAAAGGATCGGCACCATCGTGCAGCTGATCCAGGCGATCGCGAGCCAGACCAATCTCCTGGCCCTCAACGCCACGATCGAGGCGGCGCGAGCCGGCGACGCCGGCAGAGGCTTCGCGATTGTCGCCAGCGAGGTCAAGAACCTCGCCTCCCAGACCGCGCAGGCGACCGAGCAGATCTCGAGCCAGATCGCGACCATCCAGAATGCCACCGAGGAGACGGTCGGGGCGATCGCGCAGTTCGGTACGACGGTGAAGGAGATCGCCGAAATCTCCAACGCGATCGCGGCCGCGGTCGAGCAGCAGGGCGCCGCGACCAGCGAAATCGCCCGCAACGTCGAGCAGGCCGCCAACGGCACGGCAGCCGTGACGCAGGAGATCGGCGACGTGCGCGCGGTTGCCGGTCAGACCGATGCCGGCGCGGAGGCTGCGCTCACGGCCGCTGCCGCTCTGCAACAGCAGGCGGCATCGCTGAAGAGCAATGTCGACGACTTCCTGCAGACGATCCGCACCGCGGCCTGATCGCCGCTGCTCGCGATCAAATGGGTCGGGTCATGCGGGCGGCGACTGACCGCCGCCCTTGCAGTTCGAGCGGTCGACGTTGACCTCCAGGGGGGCGCGGACGCAAGCTGCTACAATGTCCGCTTCTCAGTCGCGTTCTCTCGCCATTCCGGTCGACGGCGCCGGCACAGTGTCCGCGCTGTTGATCGCGCCGCCGCAGGCGCGGGCCTGCTTCGTGTTCGCCCACGGCGCGGGCGCCGGCATGACGCACGTGTTCATGAACGATGCGGCCGAAAGTCTTGCCGCGCGCGGCATCGCAACGCTGCGCTTCCAGTTCCCTTACCTGGAGAAAGGCAGCAAGCGGCCTGATTCACCCGCCGTGGCCCAGGCCACGGTGCGTGCGGCGGTGGCGGAAGCCGCGCGGCTCTGTCCGGGGCTTCGCTTGATTGCCGGCGGCAAATCCTTCGGAGCGCGAATGACGTCGCAGGCGCAAAGCGCCGCACCGCTGCCGGGCGTCACGGGCCTCGTGTTCTTCGGCTTCCCCTTGCATCCGGCTGGACAACCAGCCGTCACACGCGCCGATCACCTCGATGCGGTCGAAATTCCGATGCTGTTCCTGCAGGGCACGCGCGACAAGCTCGCGGAGATGGAGCTGCTCGAACCCGTCGTCCAACGGCTCGGACGGCGCGCGACCTTGCATCGGATCGAGCAGGCCGATCACGCCTTCCATGTACCTGCACGCTCGGGCCGAAACGCTCGGGCCGTCATGGACGAGCTGACGCAGGCGTTCGCGGTTTGGTGTGACGCCCTGCCCGGCGCCTGACGACATCTTGAGCTCGCGCCGGTAATCTCATTCCCCGCAGCACGTTCATTGCGATAAAATCGAATGAGAAAAAAAGAACATTTCTCTCACCTCAGGTTGAGTCATAGTTTCGCCGACGGTCCCAGGAGAGGGGCTTTCGATGAAATCAGCAGTGCTGGCTACGACCATCCTTGTCGCCGGCATGCTCTTGATATCGGCAGGTTCAGGACGCGCGGACTCCCGCCTGACGGGCATGGCCATCGTGAAGGGGACATGCCAGAAGCTGGTCATCGCGGGCAAGGATCGCAGCCTGGAGTGCACGGGCAGTCTTCTCAATACTGATTACGACGATCAGCGCACCGGGGTCTATTTCACTTTGCTCGATGGTGGTGTGATCACGTTTTCGAACCGTGGCGATCTGGAGGAGAGGGCCGGGTCCGACAAACACGTCGCGCCGGTCGACCTCGTGATCATCGGTCAATACCCAAACAAGAAGATCAATCGCGTAGCGGCCAAGGGTCGCTGCCGGTATGGAAACCCATTCAAGGGTCCCTCGCTCATCGAGTGCTCCGCCGACAGCGAGCTTGGCCGCTTCGAAGCGACTTTCCTATCGAATGGCGAGAAGCCGGAGGTGAAGACTTTCTGAGGCGATCAGCTGTTGCGCCCGACCGGGAGACAAGCTGACGCACACGCTAGCGCATCCGCAGACAATGCCCCTGGTGACAGCGCGGCAGGCGACGCGAAGCTACTCAGCAACAGCGGTTTTTCGAGGATTGCAATGGAAAGGATTCTTTCGTCTTTATCACTGCTGATGCTTAGCGCTGCGTGACGGCGACGGCGGTCCATGCGGAGGACGGTCTGAAAGGCACCGATACTTTGCACGGCACGTGCAGGAAGCTCACCATCGCGGGAAGAGACCGTGCGTCCGACTGCAAGGATGTTCTGCTCAACACCCGTTATGTCGACGGGCGGACCGGTTTCTACTTCGTGACGCTCGATGGTACGATGATCACCTTTTCGAGCCCGGGCGGGCTGGCGCAGCGGCAGCACGCGAAGACCCTCGTCTATCCAATCGACGCGATCATTTTCAAGATCGAAGGTGAGATCCGGAAGATCCCTGCAAGGGGCGCGTGCCGCCCGGCGAATCCGACCAACGCGTCTTCGAGCCTCAGCTGCCAAGCCGACAGCGAGCTGTGCAAGTTCGGGGGAGAATTCCTGACCGGCGCGACCAAGGCCGCCGGCCCCTAAGGACAGCCGCCGGCAGGAAGATTTGCCGCGACATCCGGCTCGAAATATTGCAACAAGTCGGGGTCACCGCCGGGCCAGTTCCGCGGGGATGGCCGGAGCTTGGAGAACGCAATGTTTCGATACGTGAACCTTGTCCTTGCTACGCTTCTGAGCCTCGTATCCGTCAGCGCGGTGCAGGCGGACGAGGCGAAGGTCCGGATCGGCGTGCTACGGCTGTCATCGTCAGCGCCGGTCTTCATCGCGCTGGACAAGGGCTATTTCCGCGAGTCTGGTCTCGACGTCGAACTGAAGTTCTTCGACGCGGCGCAACCCATTGCGGTGGCAACCGCGACCGGCGATGTCGATGTCGGGGTGACCGCGTTCACGGCAGGACTTTACAACCTCGCCGGCAAGGGAACGTTGAAGATCATCGCGGGCATGAGTCGTGACCGTCCAGGCTTTCCGCTGATCGGCTATTTCGCCAGCAACAAGGCCTATGAGGCGGGTCTCAAGACGCCGAAGGACATCGCGGGCAAACGCGTGGCGATGACGCAGGTGGGCTCCAGCTTTCATTACTCGCTCGGCCTGCTCGCCGATAAATACGGCTTCAAGCTCGCCGATGTGAAGATCGTGCCGCTGCAGTCGATGTCGAACATGGCGGCCGCGATCAAGGGCGAGACCGTCGATGCCGCCCTGATGCCGGTCTCCGCAGCGCGCAAGCTGATGGAGGAGGGCGCCGTCAAGCACCTCGGCTGGGTCGGCGACGAGACGCCTTGGCAGGTGAGCGGGGTGTTCGCCGGACCGAAGACCCTGGCCAACTCCGCGCTGATCGGCAAGCTGCTTGCCTCGCTGCAGCGGGCCGAGCGCGAGTATCACGACGTCGTGCTCGCCTCGGTGAAGGACGGCACTGCCGCCATCGACGAGCGAACCAAGCCGCTACTCGAGATCATCGGCAAGTACACCAACCTGCCGGTCGAGCAGGTGGTTGGCAATTGCGCCTACATCGATCCCGACGGCAAGCTCGACGTGAAGAACATCGACAGCCAGATCAAATGGCTGCAGTCGCAGGGCTTTGCGGACCCGGGCTATGATGCGGCCGCGATCATCGCCAAAGACTATGTGAAGCCGGATTGATCGGAGAGACGCAAAGCGTGGACGGCACCGGAATCGTCTGACATGGACCTGATCGCCGCAAATATCAGCCATCGCTTCGATGCTCTCGAGGTGCTTCACGACGTCTCGTTCACGGTCGGGGCGGGCGAGGTCGTCGCCGTCGTCGGTCCGTCCGGCTGCGGCAAGAGCACGTTGCTGTCGATCCTCGGTGGGCTGCTGCAGCCGAGCGGCGGTCAGGCCATGCTACGCGGAGCTGCGCCGAACGGCAGCCTCAATCCCGTGACCTTCGTGTTCCAGGATTTTGCGCTGCTGCCCTGGGCGAGCGTCGCAGAGAATGTCGCCTTCCCGCTCCTGCATACGTCTCTGTCCACGCCGCAGCGCGCCGCCGCCGTCGACGATGCTTTGCATCGGACCGGGCTGGTCGACTTCCGCGCGGTCTATCCCAAGCAGCTGTCGGGCGGTATGCGCCAGCGCGTCGGGATCGCCCGTGGGCTGGCGGTGCGGCCTGCAATCCTGCTGATGGACGAGCCGCTGTCGGCACTGGATTCGCAGACCCGAGAGCTCCTGATGGAGGATTTCGTCAAGCTGCTCGCCGACGGCACCATGGGCGTAGTCTACGTCACGCACAATCTCGAGGAGGCCGTGCGGCTGGCCGACCGTATCGTCGTGCTGTCGCGCCGCCCTGGCCGCATCCGGAAGGT encodes:
- a CDS encoding ABC transporter ATP-binding protein, with protein sequence MDLIAANISHRFDALEVLHDVSFTVGAGEVVAVVGPSGCGKSTLLSILGGLLQPSGGQAMLRGAAPNGSLNPVTFVFQDFALLPWASVAENVAFPLLHTSLSTPQRAAAVDDALHRTGLVDFRAVYPKQLSGGMRQRVGIARGLAVRPAILLMDEPLSALDSQTRELLMEDFVKLLADGTMGVVYVTHNLEEAVRLADRIVVLSRRPGRIRKVVSVPGARRSRGDAAARSQLLDLQNELWSLIRTEAIDAEREVQHA
- a CDS encoding methyl-accepting chemotaxis protein, translated to MKLSSSLSWIGVRPRIFGGFALVLSFLVLLGGFAMVQVGRIGGTVDELVTSAAGDAGMSQVRAALLGANGAVEKFIRTWNIGDKDLAANAIETVSRLADQAEQRYGKLPAIAQGIAPVRTALTSYRSSFSAAAESVDRLRAATAKTDAHGATAGLDVAGIQVALANRTGTERLFQPLRLAAAVDGVRVSVMRYGSTMTTADAVDAKNALANSQAAVGATESEIAPTGEAKLKMLVVALKEALTADASALEEVIKGADDLRAKQADLAKASATIDSEVGRINQQLGAARAEQGARTGVAVEDTRQTVIVTAAGAVVLGAVLAWLIGASVSGPIRSMTDRMQSLAAGELEQPIPGGEQRDEIGRMARAVEIFRENALAVRRMEQDAAAQREAAEAERARMMSDLAGRFEQGMQGVITGVGGRASEMGHSAKELARVAERGRGLAEAVATRAEQASVNVQTVASATQELAASIREISGQVQRSVSVSTRATHETQRTSDLINGLSSAAERIGTIVQLIQAIASQTNLLALNATIEAARAGDAGRGFAIVASEVKNLASQTAQATEQISSQIATIQNATEETVGAIAQFGTTVKEIAEISNAIAAAVEQQGAATSEIARNVEQAANGTAAVTQEIGDVRAVAGQTDAGAEAALTAAAALQQQAASLKSNVDDFLQTIRTAA
- a CDS encoding ABC transporter substrate-binding protein, with translation MFRYVNLVLATLLSLVSVSAVQADEAKVRIGVLRLSSSAPVFIALDKGYFRESGLDVELKFFDAAQPIAVATATGDVDVGVTAFTAGLYNLAGKGTLKIIAGMSRDRPGFPLIGYFASNKAYEAGLKTPKDIAGKRVAMTQVGSSFHYSLGLLADKYGFKLADVKIVPLQSMSNMAAAIKGETVDAALMPVSAARKLMEEGAVKHLGWVGDETPWQVSGVFAGPKTLANSALIGKLLASLQRAEREYHDVVLASVKDGTAAIDERTKPLLEIIGKYTNLPVEQVVGNCAYIDPDGKLDVKNIDSQIKWLQSQGFADPGYDAAAIIAKDYVKPD
- a CDS encoding alpha/beta hydrolase family protein yields the protein MSASQSRSLAIPVDGAGTVSALLIAPPQARACFVFAHGAGAGMTHVFMNDAAESLAARGIATLRFQFPYLEKGSKRPDSPAVAQATVRAAVAEAARLCPGLRLIAGGKSFGARMTSQAQSAAPLPGVTGLVFFGFPLHPAGQPAVTRADHLDAVEIPMLFLQGTRDKLAEMELLEPVVQRLGRRATLHRIEQADHAFHVPARSGRNARAVMDELTQAFAVWCDALPGA